A single region of the Oenococcus kitaharae DSM 17330 genome encodes:
- a CDS encoding AAA family ATPase, with product MADRNYFDNDPFNSMDDIFNNLMGRMNGLNSESHYLINGQQVSPEEFAAYRQKGGQPLEGQFQEMADGQTAVAQRPEQIKKTGILAKLGRNLTEEARQGKLDPVIGRNKEIQETAEILSRRTKNNPILVGDAGVGKTAVVEGLAQAIVAGHVPAAIKGKQIYSIDISSLEAGTQYRGSFEENIQKMIQEVKQAGNVILFFDEIHQILGAGNTGDESGSKGMADMLKPALSRGEISVIGATTQDEYRNTIMKNAALARRFNEVTVNAPSPEDTLAILKGVRSLYEQHHHVKFPDAALKAAVDYSIQYIPQRSLPDKAIDLVDMTAAHLSAQHPVSDKVSLENDLKRAQSDQQQAVAKEDYQQAAKAKKQVEKIEEQLKTASEQSKQTEVVVTANDIAQSVERLTGIPVAKMGASDIERLKGIAGRLKGKVIGQDEAVEAVARAVRRNRAGFDEGNRPIGSFLFVGPTGVGKTELAKQLALDMFGSKEAIIRLDMSEYSDPTAVSKLVGTTAGYIGYDDNQNTLTEKVRRNPYSIVLLDEIEKANPQVLTLLLQVLDDGRLTDGQGNVVNFKNTVVIATSNAGFGNEKLIEATKKEAIMDRLAPYFRPEFLNRFNAIVEFSHLSKTDLKQIVNLMLTEVDQTLAKKDLTLEVTSAAKNYLMEQGYDEAMGARPLRRVIEQQIRDKVTDFYLDHLDVKHLKADLVDGSIKITAK from the coding sequence ATGGCAGATCGTAATTATTTTGATAATGACCCCTTTAATTCGATGGATGATATATTCAATAATTTAATGGGGCGGATGAACGGTTTAAATTCTGAATCACACTATCTGATCAATGGTCAGCAAGTGAGTCCGGAAGAGTTTGCCGCTTATCGTCAAAAAGGCGGCCAGCCTCTGGAAGGACAATTCCAGGAAATGGCAGATGGCCAGACAGCTGTTGCACAGCGGCCTGAACAGATTAAGAAAACAGGAATTTTGGCCAAGTTAGGCCGGAACCTGACTGAAGAAGCACGTCAAGGAAAATTGGATCCCGTCATCGGGAGAAATAAAGAAATTCAGGAAACGGCTGAAATATTAAGCCGGCGGACGAAAAATAATCCCATTCTTGTGGGAGATGCCGGTGTTGGTAAGACGGCTGTTGTCGAAGGATTGGCACAAGCGATTGTGGCTGGTCACGTGCCCGCTGCAATCAAGGGCAAGCAGATTTACTCGATTGATATTTCATCTTTAGAGGCCGGCACGCAGTATCGCGGCAGTTTTGAAGAAAATATTCAAAAAATGATTCAAGAAGTCAAACAAGCCGGAAATGTGATCTTGTTCTTTGATGAGATTCATCAAATTCTCGGTGCCGGCAATACGGGTGACGAATCCGGATCCAAGGGCATGGCCGATATGCTCAAACCGGCTTTAAGCCGAGGTGAAATTTCTGTGATCGGTGCAACGACACAAGACGAGTATCGCAATACGATTATGAAAAATGCGGCTTTAGCACGTCGTTTTAATGAAGTCACCGTTAATGCACCAAGTCCGGAAGATACGCTGGCAATTTTGAAAGGTGTCCGTTCCCTTTACGAGCAGCATCATCACGTTAAGTTTCCTGATGCAGCCTTAAAGGCAGCTGTGGATTATTCAATTCAGTATATCCCACAGCGTTCGCTGCCGGACAAAGCCATTGATTTGGTTGACATGACAGCTGCACACTTATCGGCACAGCACCCGGTCAGTGATAAAGTCAGCCTGGAAAATGATTTGAAACGGGCTCAAAGTGATCAACAACAGGCTGTTGCTAAAGAGGATTATCAGCAGGCTGCCAAGGCTAAGAAACAGGTCGAAAAAATAGAAGAACAATTAAAAACGGCCAGCGAACAGAGCAAACAGACTGAAGTTGTTGTGACGGCAAACGATATTGCCCAGTCCGTTGAACGTTTGACTGGTATTCCTGTTGCCAAAATGGGTGCCAGTGATATCGAACGTTTAAAAGGCATTGCTGGGCGCTTGAAAGGCAAAGTTATCGGTCAGGACGAAGCTGTCGAAGCTGTGGCACGCGCTGTTCGGCGGAATCGGGCTGGATTTGATGAAGGCAATCGGCCGATCGGCAGTTTCCTATTCGTCGGCCCGACTGGCGTTGGCAAAACGGAACTGGCAAAGCAGCTGGCTTTGGACATGTTTGGTTCTAAAGAGGCGATTATTCGTTTGGACATGTCTGAATACTCTGATCCGACAGCTGTTTCTAAATTGGTTGGTACAACGGCTGGTTATATTGGTTATGATGACAACCAGAATACCTTAACGGAAAAGGTGCGCCGTAATCCTTATTCGATTGTGCTGCTTGATGAGATTGAGAAAGCCAATCCGCAAGTGCTGACGTTATTATTGCAGGTATTGGATGATGGTCGTTTGACAGACGGACAGGGGAATGTTGTCAACTTTAAGAATACGGTCGTGATCGCAACTTCTAATGCCGGATTTGGCAATGAGAAGCTGATTGAAGCAACCAAAAAAGAAGCGATTATGGATCGTTTGGCACCATATTTCCGCCCGGAATTCCTGAATCGTTTTAACGCGATTGTCGAATTTAGTCATTTGAGCAAGACGGATTTGAAACAGATTGTTAATTTGATGTTAACAGAAGTTGATCAGACGCTTGCTAAAAAAGATTTGACGCTCGAAGTGACATCTGCAGCTAAGAATTATCTGATGGAACAAGGCTATGATGAAGCGATGGGTGCGCGTCCGCTGCGCCGTGTGATTGAGCAGCAGATTCGCGATAAGGTCACTGATTTTTATCTGGATCACCTGGATGTGAAACATTTGAAAGCTGATCTGGTAGATGGCAGCATCAAAATTACAGCTAAGTAA
- the whiA gene encoding DNA-binding protein WhiA, giving the protein MTFTQAVKKELSILPISLDTAKSELSAVLRLNGIYHLGGSRHNTLEIQTQNPASARRTYQLLAQCYQADIQTNIEQGRSFKQAGRHSYGVIIMTDADTILADLKLDPFSVSRLVPRTFLDTQAKKQAFLRAAFLSTGSVNAPHSKNYHLEIASADEDLIEQILSIMNDPLFNLGAKIAQRRDRLIVYLKTGERISDFLSIIQATASMLQFEDARIMSDMRNSANRLANADNANVSRMAEAAQKQYDALLLLREKNYFDSLPDKLKEVALLRLNNPEASLSDMADMVAGQELTKSGINHRMRKLMQLASEIEQEKV; this is encoded by the coding sequence ATGACCTTTACGCAAGCTGTAAAAAAAGAACTTTCAATTCTGCCGATTAGTTTGGATACCGCCAAATCCGAACTATCGGCGGTTTTGCGCTTAAACGGGATTTATCATCTTGGCGGCAGCCGGCACAATACGCTGGAAATTCAGACACAGAATCCGGCGAGTGCCAGACGAACCTACCAATTGCTCGCACAATGCTATCAGGCCGATATCCAGACCAATATTGAGCAGGGACGGTCTTTCAAACAGGCTGGCCGCCATAGTTATGGTGTGATCATTATGACGGATGCTGATACAATTTTGGCCGATTTAAAGCTAGATCCCTTTTCTGTTTCGCGTCTTGTGCCGCGGACTTTTCTGGATACACAGGCAAAAAAACAAGCTTTTTTACGAGCGGCTTTTTTATCTACTGGATCAGTTAATGCGCCGCATTCCAAAAATTATCACTTGGAAATTGCTTCAGCCGATGAGGATTTAATCGAGCAGATTTTGTCAATTATGAATGACCCTCTTTTCAACTTAGGTGCCAAGATTGCTCAGCGTCGCGATAGGCTGATTGTTTATCTGAAAACCGGTGAACGTATCTCTGATTTTTTGTCGATTATTCAAGCAACTGCCTCGATGCTGCAGTTCGAGGATGCCCGAATTATGTCAGACATGCGCAATTCGGCCAACCGTTTGGCTAATGCTGATAATGCCAACGTCAGCCGCATGGCCGAGGCCGCTCAAAAGCAATATGACGCGCTGCTGCTTTTACGCGAAAAAAATTATTTTGATTCGCTGCCGGACAAATTAAAAGAGGTTGCTTTATTACGGCTGAATAACCCGGAGGCCAGTCTCAGTGATATGGCTGACATGGTAGCAGGCCAAGAATTAACTAAATCAGGTATCAATCATCGTATGCGTAAATTGATGCAATTAGCATCGGAAATTGAGCAGGAAAAAGTTTGA
- a CDS encoding aminopeptidase P family protein → MTKFNETRLNKLRQSIVDNKLDFAYISDFKTIQYLTTFGSNPYERILAMIVFADHDPFIFAPALEIEVVKSSGWPYDLYGYQDNEDGLQMIYDHIKERVANPKRIATEQGNLTLARFSRLHDNFPEADYSFDLTPIVEHQRLIKDADEIAKLDQAGKDADLAFAAGFKALKAGKTELQIAAELEFATKNRNVTEMSFGTLVQTAEHAADPHGETSDLPLKDNALVLFDLGTVYKGYISDASRTVALGQPTDHMREVHEVVLQAQLAAQAAVKPGVTAVSIDKIARDIITKAGFGQYFIHRLGHGMGMSEHEYPSIMAGNDLILEPGMCFSIEPGVYIPGDLGVRIEDCIHVTADGCLPFTHMDKKLQLF, encoded by the coding sequence ATGACAAAATTCAATGAAACACGGCTGAACAAATTGCGCCAATCCATCGTTGACAACAAGCTTGATTTCGCCTATATTTCCGACTTTAAAACAATTCAATATCTGACGACTTTCGGCTCCAATCCCTATGAAAGAATTTTGGCCATGATTGTGTTTGCCGACCATGACCCCTTCATTTTTGCACCGGCTTTGGAAATCGAGGTCGTTAAATCCAGCGGCTGGCCATATGATTTATATGGTTATCAGGATAACGAAGATGGCCTGCAGATGATTTACGACCATATCAAAGAACGTGTTGCTAATCCCAAAAGAATTGCCACAGAGCAAGGGAATCTTACCTTAGCACGCTTCAGCCGCCTGCATGACAATTTCCCAGAGGCTGATTACAGTTTTGACCTGACACCTATCGTCGAACATCAGCGCCTGATCAAGGATGCTGACGAGATTGCCAAACTGGATCAAGCTGGGAAAGACGCTGATCTAGCGTTTGCAGCTGGTTTTAAAGCCTTAAAAGCCGGCAAGACGGAACTGCAGATTGCTGCCGAACTGGAATTTGCAACAAAGAACCGCAACGTGACAGAAATGTCCTTTGGCACCTTGGTTCAAACAGCTGAACACGCCGCCGATCCGCATGGCGAGACTTCCGACCTGCCATTAAAGGACAATGCGTTAGTTCTGTTTGATCTAGGAACAGTCTATAAAGGGTATATTTCTGATGCCAGCCGGACTGTCGCTTTAGGCCAGCCAACTGACCACATGCGCGAAGTTCATGAAGTTGTCTTGCAAGCTCAACTAGCCGCACAGGCAGCCGTTAAACCTGGCGTGACCGCTGTTTCAATTGATAAAATCGCGCGCGACATCATCACTAAAGCTGGTTTCGGCCAATACTTTATCCATCGCCTCGGTCATGGCATGGGCATGTCCGAACATGAATATCCATCAATCATGGCCGGAAATGATTTGATCTTGGAACCAGGTATGTGCTTTAGCATTGAACCAGGTGTCTACATTCCAGGAGATTTGGGTGTCCGCATTGAAGATTGTATTCACGTGACAGCCGACGGATGCCTGCCCTTTACCCACATGGATAAAAAACTGCAGCTGTTCTAA
- a CDS encoding proline iminopeptidase-family hydrolase codes for MKHETKILHLKNGYDIWSASFGNPDAPIKLLALHGGPGGTSKEFWPWAENFQKYVGMDVQVFTYDQLGSFWSESPDWSKQENVDKYLNYEYYLDELEEVRSLMGLDHFYLLGHSWGGVLTYEYTLAHPEHLKGSIVYSMTDNIKDYVTSINQERLDLLGQDEVDYMKSIEAKNDFTDPRYHKDVNKLYHENIERTDSYDPDAGPDLLATDVYNHFQGNNEFVVTGILKDWNIRPRLHEITRPMLLTTGEKDTMPVWSMEATAKEIPGAELFVNKDGGHHHAVDHPVAFYNNLAAFLKRVEAAQ; via the coding sequence ATGAAACACGAAACAAAAATTCTCCATTTAAAAAACGGTTATGATATCTGGTCAGCATCTTTTGGCAATCCCGATGCGCCGATCAAACTCTTAGCTTTACATGGCGGCCCCGGCGGCACTTCAAAAGAATTTTGGCCATGGGCCGAAAATTTCCAAAAATACGTTGGTATGGATGTTCAAGTCTTCACTTATGATCAGCTGGGTTCTTTTTGGTCTGAATCGCCTGATTGGAGCAAGCAGGAAAACGTTGATAAATATTTGAATTACGAGTATTATTTGGACGAATTAGAAGAAGTGCGCTCTTTGATGGGCCTGGATCACTTTTATCTGCTGGGCCATTCCTGGGGTGGCGTGCTCACCTATGAATATACGTTGGCCCATCCGGAGCATTTAAAAGGATCGATCGTCTATTCAATGACCGATAATATTAAAGATTATGTGACTTCGATTAATCAGGAACGTTTGGATTTATTGGGCCAAGATGAAGTTGATTATATGAAATCGATTGAAGCGAAAAACGATTTCACGGATCCACGCTATCACAAAGATGTCAATAAACTCTACCATGAGAATATTGAGAGAACCGATAGTTACGATCCTGATGCTGGGCCGGATTTGCTGGCGACAGACGTTTACAATCATTTCCAAGGAAACAATGAATTTGTCGTCACTGGTATTTTAAAAGATTGGAATATTCGTCCACGTCTGCATGAAATCACACGCCCAATGCTGCTGACCACGGGCGAAAAAGATACGATGCCGGTCTGGTCCATGGAAGCCACGGCTAAAGAGATTCCTGGCGCCGAATTGTTTGTCAATAAAGATGGCGGCCATCATCACGCGGTCGATCACCCTGTTGCTTTTTATAATAATTTAGCAGCTTTTCTCAAACGTGTTGAAGCTGCACAATAA
- a CDS encoding LacI family DNA-binding transcriptional regulator has protein sequence MVAKLQDVAKKAGVTITTVSRVLNDFPHVSKKTHDKVYAAIRELNYHPNALARSLQGKSSKFIGLIFPKIANPFFSELLNELETKLSSKGYKIIIASSANNIEAERRYLGMLAANMVEGIITSSHNLGIEEYDEVNMPIVSFDRFLSNKIPIVSSDNLQGGRLAAGYLIKQGAKHIAIIADNDNSQSPTSLRAAGALKVLQDHDVQSETIPMSDKLYSEDEKVETLTKILAEQKFDGFFANNDTTALLIKKILKENHLPDLPVVGYDGTTFIRRYITGIATIVQPIPQIADNLIELLFKRIAKPAEHFDNPEVLPVTLFAN, from the coding sequence ATGGTTGCCAAGTTGCAGGATGTTGCTAAGAAGGCTGGCGTGACGATCACGACAGTATCTCGTGTGTTAAATGATTTTCCGCATGTTTCCAAAAAGACCCACGATAAAGTCTATGCAGCTATTCGTGAATTAAATTATCATCCTAACGCTTTGGCTCGTTCACTGCAGGGGAAGTCTTCCAAATTTATCGGTTTGATTTTTCCGAAAATTGCCAATCCCTTTTTCTCTGAGCTATTAAATGAACTAGAGACCAAGCTTTCGTCCAAGGGCTATAAGATTATCATCGCCAGTTCGGCCAATAATATCGAAGCTGAACGCCGTTATTTGGGAATGCTGGCTGCTAATATGGTCGAAGGTATTATCACCAGTTCGCACAATTTGGGCATTGAGGAATATGATGAAGTTAATATGCCGATTGTTTCCTTTGACCGCTTTCTCTCTAACAAAATTCCGATTGTCTCTTCAGATAATTTACAAGGCGGCAGACTGGCAGCAGGCTATCTCATTAAGCAAGGTGCCAAGCATATTGCCATTATTGCCGATAATGATAATTCGCAGTCGCCAACCTCTCTACGCGCTGCTGGTGCCTTAAAAGTCCTGCAGGATCATGATGTTCAAAGCGAGACTATCCCGATGTCAGATAAACTTTACAGTGAAGATGAAAAAGTCGAAACTTTAACAAAAATATTAGCTGAGCAAAAATTTGACGGCTTTTTTGCAAATAACGACACAACTGCCCTCCTGATCAAAAAAATACTTAAAGAGAACCATTTGCCAGACCTGCCTGTGGTGGGATATGACGGTACAACTTTCATTCGCCGTTATATCACCGGGATTGCCACAATCGTGCAGCCAATTCCGCAAATCGCTGATAATTTGATTGAGCTGCTGTTTAAAAGAATCGCAAAACCAGCTGAGCATTTCGATAATCCAGAAGTTTTGCCTGTGACTTTATTTGCAAATTAA
- the ruvA gene encoding Holliday junction branch migration protein RuvA, whose protein sequence is MYDFLIGQIKTHGANYIGLDVNGVGFKIFTPNPYGYKQESQTTIFTEQIVRENEISLYGFATADDRNLFQKLLNVSGIGPKSALAIIAGGDRNGLIAAVEQGKPDYLTKFPGIGKKTAQQIVLDLKGKLGALLSDQTDLAVATTMSQALEDALAALVALGFSEKDVHRINKSLAALPDLTTDAYIQKGLKLLTK, encoded by the coding sequence ATGTATGATTTTCTGATCGGCCAGATCAAAACACATGGCGCCAATTATATTGGGCTGGACGTTAATGGTGTCGGCTTTAAAATTTTTACGCCTAATCCATACGGCTACAAGCAAGAGAGCCAAACGACGATTTTTACTGAACAAATTGTTCGAGAAAATGAGATCAGTCTTTATGGTTTTGCGACAGCTGATGACCGCAATTTGTTTCAAAAATTATTAAATGTCTCGGGTATCGGGCCAAAATCGGCTTTGGCGATTATTGCTGGTGGTGATCGCAATGGCCTGATCGCAGCTGTTGAACAAGGAAAACCAGACTATCTGACTAAGTTCCCTGGGATTGGCAAAAAGACGGCCCAGCAAATTGTGCTGGATTTGAAGGGTAAATTAGGCGCTTTACTGAGTGATCAAACAGATTTAGCTGTTGCCACGACCATGTCTCAAGCACTAGAAGATGCTTTAGCTGCTTTAGTCGCTTTAGGATTTTCCGAAAAAGACGTGCATCGGATTAACAAAAGTTTGGCAGCTTTGCCTGACTTAACAACGGACGCTTATATTCAAAAAGGGCTTAAACTATTAACTAAATGA
- a CDS encoding ATP-dependent Clp protease proteolytic subunit — protein sequence MWPGVIEQTANGRESYDLPSRLLKDRIILVQGEVEDQMATSIVAQLLFLDAQDPNKDIYMYINSPGGSVTAGMAIVDTMNFIRSDVQTIVMGMAASMATIIASSGTKTKRFMLPNAEYLIHQPMGGAGAGTQQTDMSIIADQLLKTRKRLNQILADNSGQKLAKIEQDTERDHWMDSDETLKYGLIDKILINKEKADKKK from the coding sequence ATGTGGCCTGGAGTTATTGAACAAACTGCTAACGGACGCGAAAGTTACGATTTGCCGAGCCGGCTTCTCAAGGACCGAATTATTTTGGTTCAGGGCGAAGTCGAAGACCAAATGGCAACTAGTATCGTTGCGCAGCTGCTTTTTTTGGATGCACAAGATCCAAATAAAGATATATATATGTATATTAATTCACCTGGTGGATCTGTGACAGCCGGTATGGCGATTGTCGATACGATGAACTTTATTCGTTCTGATGTCCAGACAATCGTGATGGGGATGGCTGCTTCTATGGCAACAATTATTGCGTCGTCTGGTACGAAGACAAAGCGCTTTATGCTGCCAAATGCCGAATACTTGATTCATCAGCCGATGGGTGGTGCCGGTGCTGGAACGCAACAGACAGATATGTCGATTATTGCTGACCAACTGTTAAAGACCCGTAAGCGTTTGAACCAAATCTTAGCTGACAATTCTGGTCAAAAATTGGCCAAGATCGAGCAGGATACGGAACGTGACCATTGGATGGACTCTGATGAGACACTGAAGTATGGCCTGATTGATAAGATTTTGATCAACAAAGAAAAAGCTGATAAGAAAAAGTAA
- a CDS encoding phosphoglycerate dehydrogenase, with amino-acid sequence MTKLLLLEKIKEENAAQIRRDFPDLELINVDEMRDDLIDQIDIVYGQFAKGQGFSPWFKKVVPNGKSLKWLQTISAGIDFLPLTELAKRGVIVSNMSGLHSEAISENVLAYILILNRGIKQALSNQAKHVWDLNLSGIRQLQQKKIAIFGTGAIGSAVAKLLKPFDVRVIGVNRHGQPLANFDQVITHDQLDAVRDADYVINDMPLTDQTRGYFNADFFKTLTAAPVFINVGRGPSVVQADLVKALDAGLISGAALDVFEKEPLELDSPLWDRENVIVTPHSSALLEHYRRDAYKIFGKNLTSYLKTGKLAINQVNLKEGY; translated from the coding sequence ATGACAAAATTATTGCTATTGGAAAAAATCAAGGAAGAGAATGCGGCTCAAATTCGTCGGGATTTTCCTGATTTGGAACTTATTAATGTTGATGAGATGCGCGATGACCTGATTGACCAGATCGATATTGTTTATGGACAGTTTGCTAAGGGCCAGGGATTCAGCCCTTGGTTTAAAAAAGTGGTGCCGAACGGCAAATCACTGAAATGGCTGCAGACAATTTCTGCAGGTATTGATTTTCTGCCTTTAACTGAGTTGGCAAAACGCGGTGTGATTGTCTCTAATATGAGCGGCCTGCATTCTGAGGCAATTTCTGAAAATGTCTTGGCTTATATCTTGATACTGAATCGCGGCATCAAGCAGGCCCTTTCTAATCAGGCCAAACATGTTTGGGATTTGAATCTATCGGGAATTAGACAATTGCAGCAGAAAAAAATAGCTATTTTTGGAACTGGTGCAATTGGTTCGGCTGTGGCCAAACTGTTGAAGCCTTTTGATGTGAGGGTTATCGGTGTTAATCGTCACGGCCAGCCTTTGGCGAATTTTGATCAGGTTATTACGCATGATCAGCTAGATGCGGTTAGAGATGCAGATTATGTCATCAACGACATGCCCTTGACCGATCAGACGCGGGGATATTTTAACGCGGACTTCTTTAAAACGTTAACGGCGGCACCGGTGTTCATTAATGTTGGCCGCGGCCCCAGTGTCGTACAAGCTGATTTGGTCAAAGCTTTAGATGCTGGCTTAATTTCCGGAGCAGCTTTGGATGTGTTTGAAAAGGAACCGCTTGAATTGGATTCGCCTCTTTGGGATCGCGAAAATGTGATTGTGACGCCGCATTCATCGGCTTTGTTGGAACACTATCGCCGGGATGCTTACAAAATTTTTGGTAAAAATTTGACAAGTTATTTGAAGACTGGAAAACTAGCCATTAATCAAGTTAATTTGAAAGAGGGCTATTAA
- the ruvB gene encoding Holliday junction branch migration DNA helicase RuvB produces MNEDDKKILDAQALADDNDAELTLRPQYLSEYIGQKEIKDQLSVYLKAAKQRKEALDHVLLFGPPGLGKTTLAVVIANEMGANIKTTSGPAIEKAGDLVALLNELEAGDILFIDEIHRLPKSVEEVLYSAMEDFYVDIVVGQGETAHAIHFPLPPFTLIGATTRAGMLSAPLRDRFGIVAHMRFYPVSDLQLIARRSAEIFNTSIAASGAAELALRSRGTPRIVNRLLKRVRDFAQVAGKSEIDQQTVNSALNKLQVDGCGLDETDLKYLKTLIQQYKGGPAGVNALASNIGEDTETVEEMIEPYLLQIGFIQRTPRGRQATEAAYEHLHIPYQTGLQA; encoded by the coding sequence ATGAATGAAGATGATAAAAAAATTTTAGATGCACAAGCATTGGCCGATGATAATGACGCCGAGTTGACTTTGCGTCCCCAGTATTTGAGCGAATATATCGGACAAAAGGAAATCAAAGATCAGCTGTCAGTCTATTTAAAAGCGGCCAAACAGCGCAAGGAAGCATTGGATCATGTTCTGCTTTTCGGGCCGCCTGGATTAGGCAAGACAACTTTAGCTGTCGTGATTGCTAATGAAATGGGTGCCAATATTAAGACGACCTCCGGCCCAGCGATTGAAAAGGCCGGTGATCTGGTGGCACTGCTTAATGAGTTGGAAGCTGGCGATATTTTATTTATCGATGAAATTCATCGTCTGCCCAAAAGTGTCGAAGAAGTTCTTTACTCTGCCATGGAAGATTTTTACGTCGATATCGTGGTCGGCCAAGGCGAAACGGCGCACGCGATCCATTTCCCTTTGCCGCCTTTTACTTTGATTGGTGCTACGACGCGAGCCGGCATGCTGTCGGCACCTTTGCGTGACCGCTTTGGGATTGTCGCTCACATGCGTTTTTATCCGGTCAGCGATTTGCAGCTGATTGCCCGGCGCTCGGCTGAAATTTTCAATACCTCGATTGCGGCTTCTGGTGCAGCTGAACTGGCTTTGCGTTCCCGGGGTACGCCGCGTATCGTTAATCGTTTGTTAAAACGCGTGCGGGATTTTGCTCAAGTGGCCGGCAAATCTGAAATTGACCAGCAGACGGTTAACTCGGCTTTAAATAAATTACAAGTGGATGGCTGCGGTCTTGATGAGACGGATCTCAAGTATTTGAAAACTTTGATTCAGCAGTATAAGGGCGGCCCGGCCGGTGTGAATGCCTTAGCCTCTAATATCGGTGAAGACACCGAGACTGTCGAAGAAATGATTGAGCCTTATTTATTGCAGATTGGTTTTATCCAGAGAACGCCGCGCGGTCGGCAAGCTACTGAAGCCGCTTACGAGCATCTGCATATCCCATATCAAACAGGGCTGCAGGCATAA
- a CDS encoding pyroglutamyl-peptidase I → MKILVTGFDPFGPDKVNPSWQTAAALPDKIFGSQIIKKMLPTVFAEAKDQLEADIHEIQPDLVLCLGLAGGRSKITLEKVAINYVDARIPDNSGAQPIGALDPLGPDAYFENYEVKELVDRLQQQHLPVAMSLSAGSYVCNATSYFLLNILHHQYPKAVGAFIHIPYTPEMGYVDQPSLPLAVDAQTITAYLTEMIQDLKEEKHD, encoded by the coding sequence ATGAAAATTTTGGTTACAGGGTTTGATCCTTTCGGCCCGGATAAAGTTAATCCTTCCTGGCAGACTGCAGCAGCCTTGCCGGACAAGATTTTTGGCAGTCAAATTATTAAAAAAATGCTGCCGACAGTTTTTGCTGAGGCAAAAGATCAGCTGGAAGCGGATATTCACGAAATCCAGCCGGACTTGGTTTTATGTTTGGGCCTGGCAGGCGGACGTTCTAAAATCACTTTGGAAAAAGTCGCAATTAATTATGTTGATGCTCGGATTCCGGATAATAGCGGTGCACAGCCAATTGGAGCCTTGGACCCGCTCGGTCCGGATGCTTATTTTGAAAATTATGAAGTTAAAGAACTAGTCGATCGTTTACAGCAGCAGCATCTGCCTGTGGCAATGTCTTTGTCAGCTGGGTCTTATGTCTGCAATGCGACAAGCTATTTTTTGTTAAACATATTGCATCATCAGTATCCAAAAGCGGTTGGCGCCTTTATTCATATCCCATATACGCCAGAAATGGGTTACGTTGATCAGCCCAGTTTGCCCTTAGCAGTTGATGCACAGACAATCACGGCTTATTTAACAGAAATGATTCAGGATTTAAAAGAGGAGAAACATGACTGA